In one window of Bemisia tabaci chromosome 6, PGI_BMITA_v3 DNA:
- the vas gene encoding ATP-dependent RNA helicase vasa, producing the protein MDDWDFSGDTNNGNDSSFGGGYGGGGKGRGFSQYEEEDGDSGFGGGGFRGGRGGRGGGRGRGGGRGGRGGRGGFNDGGGYRNRDDDDDNDGGDSYNRDRDDGGRGRGRGRGRGRGGFSNGGGYGDESNGDDGGFGHEGNGEVDPNKPAAQTYIPEERTEDDLYDSGISSGINFSKYENIPVQVSGENKPKPIPSYEASGLRPLLLDNIKKMKYTTPTPIQKYSIPIVMAKRDLMACAQTGSGKTAAFLLPVIHDLLENPADSSGGGGYGQAIEPLAVVMAPTRELAIQIYENAKIFVRGSAVQAQVAYGGTHVSTQKSRIARGCHILVATAGRLNDFLERGFITFNSCRFFILDEADRMLDMGFLPNIEKCLHHPSMEPLKEERTILMFSATFPQEIQKLAQRFLRNHLFLSVGIVGGACEDVTQRFFEVSKFEKKDKLKEILTEEGAEKTLVFVETKRLADIIAVFLSEHNFPTTSIHGDRLQNEREQALYDFKCGRMKILVATAVAARGLDIKGVEHVVNFDLPKELEEYIHRIGRTGRLGNKGLATSFFDPSHDSSLAPNLVKMLEDCKQPVPDFLTQAAGGGRGAYEADDFGGRDFRSNDNGHSNAGVQEEEEAW; encoded by the exons ATGGACGACTGGGACTTTAGCGGTGACACTAACAACGGAAATGACTCTTCC TTCGGAGGAGGATATGGCGGAGGCGGCAAAGGCCGAGGTTTCTCTCAATACGAGGAAGAAGACGGCGATTCCGGGTTCGGAGGAGGTGGCTTCCGCGGAGGACGCGGCGGTCGCGGTGGAGGCCGCGGTCGCGGAGGCGGCCGGGGAGGCCGAGGAGGTCGCG gtGGTTTTAATGACGGGGGCGGATACCGTAACcgcgatgatgatgatgataatgacGGAGGCGATTCCTATAACCGAGATCGCGATGATGGTGGCAGAGGCCGTGGAAGAGGCAGGGGCAGGGGCCGAGGTGGCTTCTCGAATGGAGGAGGCTATGGTGATGAGTCAAATGGTGATGATGGTGGCTTTGGCCACGAGGGCAATGGCGAag TGGACCCCAATAAACCCGCTGCCCAAACTTACATTCCGGAAGAGCGGACAGAGGATGATTTATATGATAGTGGAATCTCAAGTGGAATAAACTTCAGCAAATACGAAAACATACCAGTTCAA GTCTCTGGAGAAAATAAACCAAAACCAATTCCCAGTTATGAAGCTTCTGGGCTTAGGCCTCTACTATTGGACAacattaagaaaatgaaatatacTACACCGACCCCGATCCAGAAATATTCAATCCCTATAGTAATGGCAAAACGCGATTTGATGGCGTGCGCCCAAACAGGAtcaggcaaaacg GCCGCCTTTCTTCTGCCAGTCATCCATGATTTACTTGAGAACCCAGCAGATTCAAGTGGCGGTGGTGGTTACGGTCAAGCCATTGAGCCGTTAGCTGTTGTTATGGCACCTACCAGAGAATTGGCTATTCAAATTTATGAAAACGCTAAGATTTTTGTTCGTGGATCTGCGGTACAAGCACAAGTAGCATATGGTGGTACGCATGTGTCAACACAAAAATCCCGGATTGCG AGAGGTTGCCACATATTGGTCGCAACTGCAGGAAGATTAAATGACTTTTTAGAGCGGGGATTCATCACTTTTAATTCTTGCCGCTTTTTTATATTGGATGAGGCTGATAGAATGTTGGACATGGGTTTCTTACCCAACATAGAAAAATGTCTTCATCATCCTTCGATGGAGCCATTAAAG GAAGAACGAACCATATTGATGTTTTCTGCAACTTTCCCGCAAGAAATACAGAAACTAGCTCAAAGGTTCTTGAGGAATCATCTCTTCTTATCTGTTGGTATTGTTGGTGGTGCTTGTGAGGATGTCACACAAAGGTTCTTTGAAGTCTcgaagtttgagaaaaaagataaattaaAGGAAATTCTTACAGAGGAAG GTGCTGAAAAAACTTTAGTCTTTGTAGAAACCAAGAGACTTGCCGACATAATTGCAGTATTTCTCTCAGAGCACAACTTCCCAACCACAAGTATTCATGGAGATCGACTTCAGAACGAGAGAGAGCAAGCGCTTTATGATTTCAAGTGTGGTCGCATGAAAATTTTGGTCGCCACTGCTGTAGCTGCTCGTGGTCTAG acatcAAGGGTGTAGAGCATGTGGTTAACTTTGATCTGCCAAAAGAATTGGAAGAGTATATTCATCGCATTGGGCGAACTGGAAGACTCGGAAATAAAGGTCTAGCGACCAGCTTTTTCGACCCCTCTCACGATAGTTCCTTAGCACCTAATTTGGTGAAAATGCTGGAAGAT TGTAAACAACCAGTGCCCGATTTTCTGACTCAAGCTGCAGGCGGTGGAAGAGGAGCCTACGAGGCCGATGATTTCGGAGGAAGAGATTTCCGA agcAACGACAATGGTCATTCAAATGCTGGAgtacaagaagaagaagaagcgtgGTAA